The DNA region TTATTTGCGTCATCAGTGCACTCGCCACCTActccggcctcgtcctcgccgagttCCGGAAGCAATACCCCTTTGTCCAGAACTTCGGCGATGCGGTCGAGCTTATTGGGCAGCCGATCGGCATGGGCGGCCTGTTCCGCGAGTTCTTTGGCTGGGCGCAGACGGTCGTCCAAGTCTTTCTCATGGGCGGGCACATCCTCATGTGGACCATTTGCATGAACACCCTCACCAACAGCTCGACCTGCACGGTCGTCTGGGCGGCGGTCGGCATGTTGGTGTTCTGGGTGTTCAACGTGCCGAGAACGCTGAAGTGGACGAGTTGGATGTCGGCGACTTGTAAgtcttttcttttcgttCAGTCATCAATCGCATTCCACCCCGAGCGGCTGCTGACCCTCTCTCTTAAGCTTGCGTTTCCATCGTCGTAGCCGTCCTCATCACGGTCATCGACGTTGCCATTGAGAAGCCTATCGGGAGCGGTTCTATCGACGTTTTCAAATCCCTTGGCTTCTCCCCTGCGTTTCTGGCCGTGACCAACATTGCCGGTGCTTTCGGTAAGTGATCTAacagaagaaaaagagatCAAGCCATCTCTTCGTTTTGCCTGGCGTTTTACTCATTCGTTTAGCGAGTCactccatcttcttcagcgTCATCGCCGAGTTCAAAAACCCGGACGACTGGCCTAAGGCGCTCGCGTTCCTGCAGATCACGGATACGACGCTCTACATCATCGCCGCAGTTATCATCTACGTCTACGTTGGGCCCGACGTGCCCTCCCCGGCGCTGTCTGCAGCTGGGAGCGCCACCATCCGCAAGGCTATCTGGGGCGTGGCAATCCCCACGATCGCTATTGCGGCCGTGATTTACGCACACGTCGCGTCGCAGTACGTCTTCACGCGCATCTTCGGCAACACCAAGCACGTGGTGAGGCGAACCAGGATCTCGACCATCGCTTGGCTGTTGATCACGCTGGGCATCTGGGGTCTCGGCATGGTGATTTCCGAGTCCATCCCCGTCTTCAACAACTTGCTGGGCCTCGTCTCCGCGGCGTTTGCCAGCTGGTTCTCGTTTGGGCTGCCAGGGATTTTCTGGCTATGGATGCACAAGGGTAACTGGTTCAGCAGTTGGCAGCAGAAGTGCCGGTTCGCGGCCACCTCTCTGCTCCTACTTGTGGGCATCGTGCTTTGTGTCCTGGGGCTCTGGGTTTCTATCGAGGCGATAGCCAAGGGGGGATCGGGTACAAAGCCGTGGACTTGCGCCAGCAATGCTGCGGAATAAAACCTGTATAATAATATCATGGGGCTTAGGTGCCCCCCGTCTGTTAATTTCATAAGATGTTCCGGTCATTCAAAGCTACATGAACGGTTGATACCACCTGGGAAACCCTGTGTGGACAGACATTAACACGTAGCGTTCGAGTTTATCGTCTTGAATGTTCGAATGCGGTTCCAAAAGATCTTCAAAGGGCTCTTTCCTTTGATGCAATACTATTGTTGATCAAGGCTACAGTCTGTGGGACTTTTGGTTGACGTGGTCAAAAGTTGATGAATGTGTTGAAGTATTCTTAGTCCGTATTGTTCAGCTATATGCATGTTTTCGAAAAGTTTCATGTAGAACCATGATGATTTGCCTGATATGCGGTGCCAACTCCAATCCCGTCGCTATCCTCAAtgtccatcgccgccgcctccagtATTGTTCAGTGTCATGCACTCCAGTAATGGCAGCAGTGTCCGGCGATTAAATTATGTTTAACACAAATGAACCACCCATGACTCATGAACTTGTTGGTATCACAGATTCAATCAAGTGAGCGAGCGGCTCAATAAAGTGAGGTTATTCGTAGATTGTTCGGGTGGCCGGGAGAAGGTTCTAAGTGAAGAGCAGCAATCGATCGACGAAGGCCGTGATATGGCTGGACCAACTCTGACGGAGATGGACTTGCGTAATCTGATTGGCCCGTACAGGCCGTGGTCTCCATTCTCCCATTGATAACTCCGGTACGCATTCCAACAGAATTAATTCTTGGTATTACCGCCGGTCTTGTCAGTGTAGGCCCACTCGTGATTTGGGACACCTGGAATAGGGATTTGCTCTATCCCCAACTGTTTTGACATATAAGTGCCTGTGGCGATGAGGCCCCAGCTCTCTGCATTCTCAGCAGCCCGTTTTGCGCCCTCCAGTAGGTCTGGTTTCTTCTCGGTTTTCCGGTCGAAAATACCTCGAGCGGTCTGGTAGCAAACTAGCGGGTCGTAGGTATGGTCATCGAGGGTCCTTTGAAGTTTATTTCGGTCAGTAACAGTCGCCGAGTATGCCCAAATCACCAGGGACAGAACACTTACTTCAGTTCTGTTTCGGCTTTCCGATTGAGCAGCTCTATGACTGGCTTTGCCACATAGGAAGTATGGGTAAGCTCATGCAGGATGATCTGGCTTCTCATGTTGCCGACGCTGCGCATATTGACAATCGTAGACCCGGTGTCTATATCTTTAGGGTTTTTGTCTAGCACCTCTCTGAACTGTCGTAGTCGACCTTCAGTCGAAGCGAAAGCTGTCGCGTCCTGCGGAGTCTCGAAAAAGTCTCTGCAAAACGCCATGACGGGGACATTGGGCCCAAAGCGTGATGACTTCCTCCGCTCCCACACTAATGCGGCTGAGTCGCCCCCCGCTACAAGACAAAGCATGCTGCGGCATTCGATACGGAACTTGTCGTCTTTGTGGAACCCGTCCAGGATCTTGGCCGTGCGA from Colletotrichum higginsianum IMI 349063 chromosome 4, whole genome shotgun sequence includes:
- a CDS encoding Transmembrane amino acid transporter is translated as MGNEAEAETVRAPVDPERQDVPVSPPGPKGRVHNHDPNTPPAFSTHNGGIVEKEEGELINFKTLHWLQGGIVLVAETVSLGILSLPSVLATVGLVPGIILICVISALATYSGLVLAEFRKQYPFVQNFGDAVELIGQPIGMGGLFREFFGWAQTVVQVFLMGGHILMWTICMNTLTNSSTCTVVWAAVGMLVFWVFNVPRTLKWTSWMSATSCVSIVVAVLITVIDVAIEKPIGSGSIDVFKSLGFSPAFLAVTNIAGAFASHSIFFSVIAEFKNPDDWPKALAFLQITDTTLYIIAAVIIYVYVGPDVPSPALSAAGSATIRKAIWGVAIPTIAIAAVIYAHVASQYVFTRIFGNTKHVVRRTRISTIAWLLITLGIWGLGMVISESIPVFNNLLGLVSAAFASWFSFGLPGIFWLWMHKGNWFSSWQQKCRFAATSLLLLVGIVLCVLGLWVSIEAIAKGGSGTKPWTCASNAAE